In Haloterrigena turkmenica DSM 5511, a single genomic region encodes these proteins:
- a CDS encoding phosphatase PAP2 family protein encodes MLAELLTQVAVVIAVLLVGFVPLCIGRRRLRATRREWRDRMRESAPVASVVLVVLLANRFTRQHLPDLSWAIDWNLTPTFYAIEGEAIIWFQQFASPTVTQYFSFVYIYGYVFILIFPVIAYFALSDTRPLRELLSAYALNYLLGLFLYLLVIAYGPRNIMPTEIGTVLYDFRPQYQYLTGEVNHNTNVFPSLHTSLSATIAIFAYRTREEYPIWFAVAVPLAASIVISTMYLGIHWAIDVVAGILLAAFTVYAADRLVGRWSLSEDFGIEVDEYAARIRRVAGTSAPTDPSPSAEDDEYGETDGTDVESPSSDEPSTSRRS; translated from the coding sequence ATGCTCGCCGAGTTACTGACGCAGGTAGCGGTCGTCATCGCCGTCCTACTCGTCGGGTTCGTCCCCCTGTGTATCGGCCGACGCCGGCTGCGGGCGACCCGCCGCGAGTGGCGGGACCGAATGCGAGAGTCCGCCCCCGTCGCGAGCGTGGTGCTCGTCGTGTTACTCGCGAACCGATTCACTCGACAGCATCTTCCCGATCTCTCCTGGGCGATCGACTGGAACCTGACGCCGACGTTTTACGCCATCGAGGGAGAGGCGATCATCTGGTTCCAACAGTTCGCCAGCCCGACGGTGACGCAGTACTTTTCGTTCGTCTACATCTACGGCTACGTCTTCATTCTGATCTTCCCCGTGATCGCGTACTTCGCGCTGTCGGATACGCGCCCGCTCCGGGAGCTGCTGTCCGCATACGCGCTGAACTACCTGCTCGGACTGTTCCTCTACCTCCTGGTGATCGCGTACGGGCCGCGAAACATCATGCCCACCGAGATCGGGACCGTGCTGTACGATTTCCGACCGCAGTATCAGTACCTGACGGGGGAGGTCAACCACAACACCAACGTCTTCCCGTCGTTGCACACCTCGCTGTCAGCGACGATCGCGATCTTCGCCTACCGAACGAGAGAGGAGTACCCGATCTGGTTCGCCGTTGCGGTCCCGCTGGCGGCGAGTATCGTGATCTCGACGATGTATCTGGGGATTCACTGGGCGATCGACGTCGTCGCGGGCATCCTGCTCGCGGCCTTTACGGTGTACGCCGCCGACCGTCTCGTCGGCCGCTGGTCGCTCTCGGAGGACTTCGGCATCGAGGTAGACGAGTACGCGGCCCGAATCCGGCGGGTCGCCGGAACGAGCGCACCGACCGATCCCTCCCCGTCCGCCGAGGACGACGAGTACGGCGAGACCGACGGGACCGACGTCGAGAGCCCCTCGAGCGACGAGCCGTCGACGAGTCGCCGGTCGTAA
- a CDS encoding 30S ribosomal protein S27e, with product MAGNFYSVRCGDCENEQTVFGKASSEVACAVCGTTLVRPTGGKAEIEHEIVETVESR from the coding sequence ATGGCAGGAAATTTCTACAGCGTTCGATGCGGTGACTGCGAGAACGAACAGACCGTCTTCGGCAAAGCCTCCTCGGAGGTCGCGTGTGCCGTCTGCGGCACGACGCTCGTGCGACCGACCGGCGGCAAAGCCGAGATCGAACACGAGATCGTCGAAACAGTCGAGTCACGATGA
- a CDS encoding GtrA family protein produces the protein MSDSFAEAVRTRFRALLSTARFSQFAGVGIVGATVDIVGLALLVDVFDLWYLGAKTISWELSIVVIFAINEHWTFATYGDMTPRALARRFLRSNAVRFAGFLVTLTVYGVLVDRFGVWYLTANVVGIAVGFFVNYTCESLYTWKVHHD, from the coding sequence ATGAGCGATTCGTTCGCGGAGGCCGTTCGGACCCGGTTTCGCGCGTTGCTCTCGACGGCGCGGTTTAGCCAGTTCGCCGGCGTCGGGATCGTCGGCGCGACGGTCGATATCGTCGGCCTCGCGCTGCTGGTCGACGTGTTCGACCTCTGGTATCTGGGGGCGAAGACGATCTCGTGGGAGCTGTCGATCGTGGTTATCTTCGCGATCAACGAACACTGGACGTTCGCCACCTACGGCGACATGACGCCTCGAGCGCTGGCGCGGCGATTCCTGCGTTCGAACGCGGTGCGGTTCGCCGGCTTCCTGGTCACGTTGACGGTGTACGGCGTGCTAGTCGATCGGTTCGGCGTCTGGTATCTGACGGCGAACGTCGTCGGGATCGCGGTCGGCTTCTTCGTCAACTACACCTGCGAGAGTCTCTACACGTGGAAAGTCCATCACGACTGA
- a CDS encoding ABC transporter ATP-binding protein: MSNEPLLRVEGLEKEYVTADGVLDRLLGNERTIRAVDGVDLEIREGETLGLVGESGCGKSSLARSLLRLTEPTAGTVSYRGTDLTACSRSELRAVRTDVQYVPQNPGASLNPRLTVGDTIGEPLEVHDVVPPSERDARVRNLLETVGLAPGHAERYPHEFSGGQQQRIAIARALAVEPELVVCDEPVSSLDVSVQAQLCNLLADLQDEFGLAYLFIAHDLSIVAHVADRVAVMYLGKIVDVGPTEAVFDDPSHPYTAALRSAIPEPDPRWEGDRIVLEGAVPSPGDCPSGCRFHTRCPSVLPPAEYDLESDAIRGILRLRRRLADAEDGLESVLATSVADEDVPAAIRDAFDIPTELRDDDADRVLADALEAIAAGDIADGRARLASAFATPCETDRPRLEPVDGGDGDRSIACHRFDDAYADHLPDDPETETPHR, translated from the coding sequence GTGAGCAACGAACCGCTGCTCCGCGTCGAGGGCCTCGAGAAGGAGTACGTGACGGCCGACGGCGTCCTCGACCGACTGCTGGGCAACGAACGCACGATCAGGGCCGTCGACGGCGTCGATCTCGAGATCCGCGAGGGGGAGACGCTCGGACTGGTCGGAGAGAGCGGCTGCGGCAAGAGTTCGCTGGCCCGCTCGCTGCTTCGGCTCACCGAGCCGACCGCCGGCACGGTGTCCTACCGCGGCACCGACCTGACCGCCTGCTCCCGATCCGAACTCCGAGCGGTGCGGACGGACGTCCAGTACGTCCCGCAGAACCCCGGCGCGAGCCTGAACCCGCGGTTGACCGTCGGCGACACCATCGGCGAACCCCTCGAAGTGCACGACGTCGTCCCGCCGTCGGAGCGCGACGCCCGCGTCCGCAACCTGCTCGAGACCGTCGGGCTCGCGCCAGGCCACGCTGAGCGGTACCCTCACGAGTTCTCCGGCGGCCAGCAACAGCGAATCGCCATCGCCCGCGCGCTGGCCGTCGAACCGGAACTCGTCGTCTGCGACGAACCGGTGTCGTCGCTGGACGTCTCGGTCCAGGCCCAGCTCTGCAACCTGCTGGCCGACCTGCAAGACGAGTTCGGACTCGCCTATCTCTTCATCGCTCACGACCTCTCGATCGTCGCGCACGTCGCGGACCGAGTCGCCGTGATGTACCTCGGGAAGATCGTCGACGTCGGCCCGACCGAGGCGGTCTTCGACGACCCGTCACACCCCTACACGGCGGCGCTGCGCTCGGCGATCCCCGAACCCGATCCACGCTGGGAGGGCGACCGGATCGTCCTCGAGGGCGCCGTCCCCTCCCCGGGCGACTGTCCGTCGGGCTGCCGGTTCCACACGCGCTGTCCGTCGGTGCTCCCGCCCGCCGAGTACGACCTCGAGTCCGACGCGATTCGGGGGATCCTCCGCTTGCGGAGACGACTCGCCGACGCCGAAGACGGCCTCGAGTCGGTACTCGCTACCTCGGTGGCCGATGAGGACGTTCCCGCCGCGATCCGCGACGCGTTCGACATCCCGACCGAACTTCGGGACGACGACGCCGACCGCGTCCTCGCGGACGCACTCGAGGCCATCGCGGCCGGCGATATCGCCGACGGGCGGGCGCGACTCGCCTCGGCCTTCGCGACGCCGTGCGAGACCGATCGGCCGCGACTCGAGCCGGTCGACGGCGGCGACGGCGACCGTTCGATCGCCTGTCACCGGTTCGACGACGCGTACGCGGACCACCTGCCGGACGACCCCGAGACGGAGACACCACACCGATGA
- a CDS encoding ABC transporter permease, protein MTRETRDRSTTERGRIRIEGFDEAVAADRDDAAVDPWVDGRATDGRAVDAAPLSRGRFEDAWSRFRSNRTAMLGLAIIAVLSIVAVFARPIAFSTAEYTITVQPFSLAPYDPAEMYVGPPNAGPSVAHPFGTDWAGRDLFSRVLVGGRFSLSIGVVAVALALVVGVPLGAIAGYFGGWVDELVMRVVDTLYAFPFLVLAIAVVAVVGRGYWNIVAALALTGWIGYARLLRGEVLSVKEREYVTAARALGTPDRTVIARHVLPNAVAPVIVQATLNVGTVVLTAAALGFLGLGLEPSTAEWGSMLADGRDSIAGGHWHRTVFPGLAIFLFVMAINLVGDGINDALDPRGETAERRRR, encoded by the coding sequence ATGACCCGAGAGACACGAGATCGATCGACGACCGAGCGCGGCCGGATTCGCATCGAGGGGTTCGACGAGGCGGTCGCGGCCGACCGCGACGACGCCGCCGTCGATCCCTGGGTCGACGGTCGAGCGACTGACGGCCGGGCAGTCGACGCCGCGCCCCTGTCTCGAGGCCGGTTCGAAGATGCTTGGAGTCGATTTCGATCGAATCGGACAGCGATGCTCGGCCTCGCGATCATCGCGGTGCTCTCGATCGTCGCGGTCTTCGCCCGACCGATCGCGTTCTCGACGGCCGAGTACACGATCACGGTCCAGCCGTTCTCGCTGGCGCCGTACGATCCCGCCGAGATGTACGTCGGGCCGCCCAACGCCGGGCCGTCGGTGGCCCACCCCTTCGGGACCGACTGGGCGGGCCGGGACCTGTTCTCTCGGGTCCTCGTCGGCGGGCGGTTCAGCCTCAGCATCGGGGTCGTCGCCGTCGCGCTCGCGCTCGTCGTCGGGGTTCCGCTGGGCGCGATCGCCGGCTACTTCGGCGGCTGGGTCGACGAACTCGTCATGCGGGTCGTCGACACCCTCTACGCGTTCCCGTTCCTGGTGCTCGCGATCGCCGTCGTCGCGGTCGTCGGCCGCGGCTACTGGAATATCGTCGCCGCGCTCGCGCTGACCGGCTGGATCGGCTACGCTCGCCTGTTGCGCGGCGAGGTCCTCTCGGTGAAAGAACGCGAGTACGTCACCGCCGCGAGGGCCCTCGGGACGCCGGATCGAACCGTCATCGCCAGACACGTCCTTCCGAACGCCGTCGCCCCCGTCATCGTCCAGGCGACGCTGAACGTCGGGACGGTCGTCCTGACGGCCGCGGCGCTGGGATTCCTGGGCCTCGGCCTCGAGCCGAGCACCGCCGAGTGGGGGTCGATGCTCGCGGACGGCCGCGATTCGATCGCCGGCGGCCACTGGCACCGCACCGTCTTCCCCGGGCTGGCGATCTTCCTGTTCGTGATGGCAATCAACCTCGTCGGCGACGGGATCAACGACGCCCTCGATCCGCGAGGCGAGACCGCCGAACGGAGGCGCCGGTAG
- a CDS encoding ABC transporter substrate-binding protein has translation MDRIQRLITGAASDQLSITILTLPTDNDRQAIQIARQLEKNLNAVGINVRIEPRANAELLQTVLLEHDFDCYISSHPGGYDPDFLYETFHSKFAPESGWQNPYGFVDTEIDEVLERQRSTTGSERKDAVGEALDRLAQTHPIVPICIPDERRLVRTDRFDGWNDHHLGTQLGYLGLEPDEDDFEDEVVLNAVITDSSPSRNLNPLAAPYRYRGPFIDLLYDSIATEDNGELRPWLAESLEWDGSTATVTLRSNCRFHDGEPVSADDVKFTYEFLDDTSLGVRDGQSPAPRYRGLGDAVESVTAVDDLTLRMRFGTSDEVGKLAFTVPILPKHIWKTAVEDRLENGAEPIQGTWDIVTTDEISPIGSGPYALAEREPRSHIRFERFGDHFTSREYVDLPEPRVDELVFHVEPNSSAAIEQLEAGNADVTASSLGAETVGDAPSGLELVESKSWSFYHIGFNVRNSPFSNLHFRRNVARLIDRESLVADVFNGQASPSVTPVTEEWVPDDLEWDGAAPYAPFFRDETNSGDTGELDVERAKRSFERHGFQYDEEGEYIVRS, from the coding sequence ATGGACCGTATTCAGCGGCTCATCACCGGTGCGGCCAGCGATCAACTCTCGATAACTATCCTCACGCTGCCCACTGATAACGACCGACAGGCGATTCAGATCGCCCGCCAGCTCGAGAAGAACCTCAACGCGGTTGGTATCAACGTCCGGATCGAACCCCGCGCCAACGCCGAGTTGCTGCAGACGGTCTTGCTCGAGCACGACTTCGATTGTTACATCAGCAGCCACCCGGGCGGCTACGACCCCGACTTTCTGTACGAGACGTTTCACTCGAAGTTCGCCCCCGAATCCGGCTGGCAGAACCCCTACGGGTTCGTAGATACCGAGATCGACGAGGTACTCGAGCGACAGCGCTCGACAACGGGGTCGGAACGAAAGGACGCCGTCGGCGAAGCGCTCGACCGACTGGCGCAAACGCACCCGATCGTGCCCATCTGCATTCCCGACGAGCGGCGACTCGTCAGAACGGATCGGTTCGACGGCTGGAACGACCACCACCTCGGGACCCAACTCGGCTACCTCGGTCTCGAGCCCGACGAGGACGACTTCGAGGACGAGGTGGTCCTGAACGCGGTGATCACCGACTCGAGCCCGTCGAGAAACCTCAACCCGCTTGCGGCGCCGTACCGCTACCGGGGCCCGTTCATCGATCTCCTCTATGATTCGATTGCGACCGAAGACAACGGGGAACTCCGGCCGTGGCTCGCCGAGTCCTTGGAGTGGGACGGCTCGACCGCGACGGTCACGCTCCGATCGAACTGTCGGTTCCACGACGGCGAGCCGGTGTCCGCCGACGACGTCAAATTCACGTACGAATTTCTGGACGACACGTCACTCGGCGTCCGCGACGGACAGTCTCCGGCGCCGAGATACCGCGGACTGGGCGACGCCGTTGAATCGGTGACGGCCGTCGACGATCTGACCCTCCGGATGCGATTCGGGACGAGCGACGAAGTCGGCAAACTGGCCTTTACGGTCCCGATTCTCCCGAAACACATCTGGAAGACGGCGGTCGAAGACCGCCTCGAAAACGGCGCCGAGCCCATCCAGGGGACGTGGGATATCGTGACCACCGACGAGATCTCGCCGATCGGCAGCGGTCCGTACGCACTCGCCGAGCGGGAGCCACGGTCGCACATTCGATTCGAGCGCTTCGGCGATCATTTCACCAGTCGCGAGTACGTCGACCTGCCGGAACCCCGCGTCGACGAACTCGTCTTTCACGTCGAGCCGAACAGTAGCGCGGCCATCGAACAACTCGAGGCGGGGAACGCCGATGTGACGGCCTCCAGTCTCGGAGCGGAAACGGTCGGGGACGCTCCGTCCGGCCTCGAACTCGTCGAGTCCAAGTCGTGGTCGTTCTATCACATCGGGTTCAACGTCCGGAACTCGCCGTTCAGCAACCTCCACTTCCGACGAAACGTCGCGCGATTGATCGACAGGGAATCGCTCGTGGCGGACGTCTTCAACGGGCAGGCGAGCCCGTCCGTCACACCGGTTACGGAGGAGTGGGTACCGGACGACCTCGAGTGGGACGGTGCCGCACCATACGCGCCCTTTTTCCGTGATGAAACGAACAGTGGGGATACGGGAGAACTGGACGTCGAACGGGCGAAGCGATCCTTCGAACGGCACGGATTTCAGTACGACGAAGAGGGAGAATACATCGTGAGGTCCTGA
- a CDS encoding nitric-oxide reductase large subunit: protein MSLSTLLPDSGRLGTDGRREATGSVTNRLESSAETVGELSTRVRDAASRRATDVAERAVDELLERAVDRSADDLLAASEVGGGGNGAAELGSDDPLDRALENFLRRYGLDGDRLDDRTLDAIRTRLSVAGADADAEDLLEEVLSDRSTSGAESADGTDLPADDPFAEACSRLRARLDGTAERPVDRLLEDLLERDAVVVGHELERALTEELPSLVADLEAELAQMESSGSAPSRARTLDAGSNDDPDDGPAGRGRSMSVRSAVTMAVAATTLLSDGDGVDPAVGELATSLLQVSDGGVPIERVFSELVPLLVRSGAERDRGLDALRSNSAGSLALVGLFVANLAAMTLGAYVSRKRAPPIPNEIRGPNGEPVVTDEQVRTGKKAFQANGLMNQGSVLGNGSYFGVDLTADALESKAEYMREYYARQRGSDSFESLSEGDRAAVERRVERELDADAPKDDVARYSAAEVYAHRRLREAYVDRYYGGSPERGIPQGYVDSPEEAARIADFACWTAWMAHTNRPDSDHSFTNDWPYVPGTGNRPTGQVVVWSTISVVLLIAGGGFGVWAYHSFDVAEPTTDLVDVPSPDSVSVTPSQYAAARYVPVAGALFVAQALVGAYLAHYYVERTGFYGIGEALGIDLVSLLPFSVGRAWHVNLGILWITTLWLAGGLFLPGLFTERDPPWQAEGATALLGALVAITVGAFAGVWLGTRGAFGSPGSGDDGDLWWWLGSEGLEYLEVGRVWKLGLLAGFATWTGLVLRGVRQLDEPATGLGHFVTYAGGSIALMFAASMLYTPETNMAVTEFWRWWVVHMWVEGVFEFFVTAVISAALVSMDLIEKADAERAILFEVFAIMAAGIVGVSHHYWWVGLPDIWVPIGTTFSTLEFVPLVFVLYRSLGEYRSLRAQGEEFPYTLPLLFILGSSVWNFVGGGVLGFFINLPLINYYEHGTYLTVAHAHTATFGAFGLLALGLGTYILRVVTPESAWNPAWFRGAFWLTNIGLTVMTVASLLPVGFLQLQAAYQDGYAAARSLEFYEQDHVQTLLWARTLGDTPMILGALAFTAASVRHLWDARKRRLEAA from the coding sequence ATGAGTCTCAGCACTCTCCTCCCGGATTCCGGCCGTCTCGGGACGGACGGCCGGCGGGAAGCGACCGGTTCCGTGACGAATCGACTCGAGTCGAGCGCCGAAACGGTCGGCGAACTGTCGACGCGGGTTCGCGACGCAGCGAGTCGGCGGGCGACCGACGTCGCCGAGCGCGCCGTCGACGAACTCCTCGAGCGCGCCGTCGATCGAAGCGCGGACGACCTGCTGGCGGCGTCGGAGGTCGGCGGCGGCGGTAACGGCGCCGCTGAGCTCGGATCGGACGACCCGCTCGATCGGGCGCTCGAGAACTTCCTGCGGCGCTACGGCCTCGACGGGGATCGGCTGGACGACCGCACGCTGGACGCGATCCGGACCCGGTTGTCGGTCGCTGGCGCCGACGCGGACGCCGAAGACCTGCTCGAGGAGGTTCTGAGCGATCGATCAACGTCAGGAGCCGAGTCGGCCGACGGGACGGACCTCCCGGCCGACGATCCGTTCGCCGAGGCGTGTTCGCGACTCCGCGCGCGACTGGACGGGACGGCGGAGCGCCCCGTCGACCGCTTGCTCGAGGACCTGCTCGAGCGCGACGCCGTGGTCGTCGGCCACGAACTCGAGCGCGCGCTCACCGAGGAACTGCCGTCGCTCGTGGCAGACCTGGAGGCGGAACTGGCGCAGATGGAGTCGAGCGGTTCGGCGCCCTCGAGAGCGAGAACGCTCGACGCAGGCTCGAACGACGACCCCGACGACGGGCCCGCGGGACGCGGTCGATCGATGAGCGTCCGGTCGGCCGTTACGATGGCCGTCGCGGCGACGACGCTGCTTTCCGATGGTGACGGCGTCGACCCCGCGGTCGGGGAGTTGGCGACGAGCCTGTTGCAGGTCAGCGACGGCGGCGTTCCGATCGAACGCGTCTTTAGCGAGCTGGTCCCGTTACTGGTGCGGTCGGGGGCGGAGCGCGATCGCGGCCTCGACGCGCTCCGTTCGAACTCGGCCGGGTCGCTGGCGCTTGTGGGACTGTTCGTCGCCAACCTCGCCGCGATGACGCTCGGGGCCTACGTCTCCCGGAAGCGGGCGCCGCCGATCCCCAACGAGATCCGCGGCCCGAACGGCGAACCCGTCGTGACCGACGAGCAGGTCCGGACGGGAAAGAAGGCGTTCCAGGCGAACGGGCTCATGAATCAGGGATCGGTCCTGGGCAACGGCTCGTACTTCGGGGTCGATCTGACGGCCGACGCGCTCGAGTCGAAAGCCGAATATATGCGAGAGTACTACGCGCGCCAGCGCGGGAGCGACTCCTTCGAGTCCCTCTCGGAGGGCGACCGGGCGGCCGTCGAACGGCGCGTGGAACGGGAACTCGACGCCGACGCGCCCAAGGACGACGTCGCTCGCTACTCGGCGGCTGAGGTCTACGCTCACCGGCGGCTCCGTGAGGCGTACGTCGACCGCTACTACGGGGGTTCCCCCGAGCGGGGGATTCCACAGGGCTACGTCGACTCGCCCGAGGAGGCCGCCCGGATCGCCGACTTCGCCTGCTGGACGGCGTGGATGGCCCACACCAACCGGCCGGATTCCGACCACTCCTTCACGAACGACTGGCCGTACGTGCCCGGGACCGGGAACCGACCGACCGGACAGGTCGTCGTCTGGAGTACGATCAGCGTCGTCCTACTGATCGCCGGTGGCGGGTTCGGCGTCTGGGCCTACCACTCCTTCGACGTCGCCGAGCCGACGACCGACCTCGTCGACGTTCCCTCGCCCGACTCGGTGTCGGTCACGCCGTCCCAGTACGCCGCGGCGCGGTACGTCCCCGTCGCGGGCGCGCTGTTCGTCGCCCAGGCCCTCGTCGGGGCTTATTTGGCCCACTACTACGTCGAACGCACCGGCTTCTACGGCATCGGCGAGGCGTTAGGGATCGACCTCGTCTCCTTGCTGCCGTTCTCCGTGGGACGCGCCTGGCACGTCAATCTCGGCATCCTCTGGATCACGACGCTGTGGCTCGCGGGCGGACTCTTCTTGCCGGGCCTGTTCACCGAGCGCGACCCGCCCTGGCAGGCCGAGGGCGCGACCGCGCTGCTGGGCGCGCTCGTCGCCATCACGGTCGGCGCGTTCGCCGGCGTCTGGCTCGGTACCCGCGGCGCGTTCGGTTCGCCCGGATCCGGCGACGACGGCGACCTCTGGTGGTGGCTCGGCAGCGAAGGCCTCGAGTACCTCGAGGTCGGCCGCGTCTGGAAGCTGGGCCTGCTCGCCGGGTTCGCCACCTGGACGGGACTGGTGCTCCGCGGCGTTCGCCAGCTGGACGAACCCGCGACGGGACTGGGCCACTTCGTGACCTACGCGGGCGGCTCCATCGCGCTCATGTTCGCCGCGAGCATGCTCTACACGCCCGAGACGAACATGGCGGTGACGGAGTTCTGGCGCTGGTGGGTCGTTCACATGTGGGTCGAGGGCGTCTTCGAGTTCTTCGTCACCGCCGTTATCTCCGCCGCGCTGGTCTCGATGGACCTGATCGAGAAGGCCGACGCCGAGCGGGCCATCCTCTTCGAGGTGTTCGCGATCATGGCCGCCGGTATCGTCGGCGTTTCCCACCACTACTGGTGGGTCGGCCTCCCCGACATCTGGGTGCCGATCGGCACTACGTTCTCGACGCTCGAGTTCGTCCCGCTGGTCTTCGTCCTCTACCGAAGTCTCGGCGAATACCGCTCGCTGCGGGCCCAGGGCGAGGAGTTCCCCTACACGCTGCCGCTCCTGTTCATCCTCGGCTCCTCCGTCTGGAACTTCGTCGGCGGCGGCGTGCTAGGCTTCTTCATCAACCTGCCGCTGATCAACTACTACGAGCACGGGACCTACCTGACCGTCGCTCACGCCCACACCGCGACGTTCGGCGCCTTCGGCCTGCTCGCGCTCGGGCTGGGCACGTACATCCTGCGCGTGGTCACTCCCGAATCGGCGTGGAACCCCGCGTGGTTCCGCGGCGCGTTCTGGCTGACTAATATCGGCCTCACCGTTATGACCGTCGCCTCGCTGCTCCCCGTGGGCTTCCTGCAACTGCAGGCCGCCTATCAGGACGGCTACGCCGCCGCGCGCAGCCTCGAGTTCTACGAACAGGACCACGTCCAGACGCTGCTGTGGGCGCGGACGCTCGGCGACACGCCGATGATCCTCGGCGCGCTCGCCTTCACCGCGGCGTCGGTACGCCACCTCTGGGACGCCCGAAAGCGGCGACTCGAGGCGGCGTAG
- a CDS encoding 50S ribosomal protein L44e, with amino-acid sequence MQMPRRFNTYCPHCNEHHEHEVEKSRTGRSSGLKWDARRTRRSTSSIGNSGRFSKVPVGEKPTKKTDLKYRCSECGKAHLREGWRTGRLEFQE; translated from the coding sequence ATGCAGATGCCACGCCGATTCAATACGTACTGTCCGCACTGCAACGAACACCACGAACACGAAGTCGAAAAGTCCCGAACGGGCCGCTCGAGTGGTCTCAAGTGGGACGCTCGCCGAACCCGACGAAGCACCTCGAGCATCGGTAACTCCGGTCGCTTCTCGAAGGTGCCGGTCGGCGAAAAGCCTACCAAGAAGACCGACCTCAAATACCGCTGCAGCGAGTGCGGCAAGGCCCACCTCCGCGAGGGATGGCGCACCGGCCGACTCGAGTTCCAGGAGTGA
- a CDS encoding ABC transporter ATP-binding protein — MALLEVEDLVVQFYTEDGVVRAVDGISYEIERGERLAVVGESGAGKTVASLALLGLIDEPGEIVGGEIRFRDRNILECSDSELRSLRGDEIAMVFQDPETALNPVYSVGEQIAEAIRAHRDVTDERARRRTVELLERVGIPDAERRYADYPHEFSGGQQQRIVIAMALSCEPDLLVCDEPTTALDVTIEAQILELLEELAAEFETAIQFVSHDLGVVAERCDRVLVMYAGQIVERATVDDLYYDPKHPYTVGLMASIPRFGDDRDRLATIPGSAPDLVDPPTGCRFHPRCPYAESCCATRDPPLVDAETGTAATPLEAAPDAHLAACHEYTGVLEDGLDYDVVVRGEDGDGGESE, encoded by the coding sequence GTGGCGCTGCTCGAAGTCGAGGACCTCGTCGTCCAGTTTTACACCGAAGACGGCGTGGTCCGCGCGGTCGACGGGATCAGCTACGAGATCGAACGCGGCGAACGCCTCGCCGTCGTCGGCGAGAGCGGCGCCGGCAAGACCGTCGCCAGCCTCGCCCTGCTGGGGCTGATCGACGAGCCCGGCGAGATCGTCGGCGGCGAGATCCGCTTTCGAGACCGGAACATCTTGGAGTGCTCCGATTCGGAGCTGCGATCGCTCCGCGGCGACGAGATCGCGATGGTGTTTCAGGACCCCGAGACGGCGCTCAACCCCGTCTACTCCGTCGGCGAACAGATCGCCGAGGCGATCCGCGCCCACAGGGACGTCACCGACGAGCGAGCCCGCCGACGGACGGTCGAACTCCTGGAGCGTGTCGGCATTCCCGACGCCGAGCGCCGCTACGCGGACTACCCCCACGAGTTCTCCGGCGGCCAGCAACAGCGGATCGTCATCGCGATGGCGCTGTCCTGCGAGCCCGACCTGCTCGTCTGCGACGAGCCGACGACGGCGCTCGACGTCACGATCGAAGCGCAGATTCTCGAGTTGCTCGAGGAGCTCGCCGCGGAGTTCGAGACGGCGATCCAGTTCGTCTCCCACGACCTCGGCGTCGTCGCCGAACGCTGCGATCGCGTGCTGGTCATGTACGCCGGCCAGATCGTCGAGCGTGCGACCGTCGACGACCTCTACTACGATCCCAAACACCCCTACACGGTCGGGCTGATGGCGTCGATCCCCCGCTTCGGTGACGACCGCGACCGACTGGCGACGATCCCCGGCAGCGCGCCCGACCTCGTCGATCCCCCGACGGGCTGTCGGTTCCACCCGCGCTGTCCGTACGCCGAGTCCTGCTGTGCGACCCGGGACCCGCCGCTCGTCGACGCGGAGACCGGGACGGCCGCGACGCCGCTCGAAGCGGCCCCCGACGCCCACCTCGCGGCCTGCCACGAGTACACCGGCGTCCTCGAGGACGGGCTGGACTACGATGTCGTCGTCAGGGGCGAGGACGGAGACGGGGGTGAGTCCGAGTGA
- a CDS encoding HAH_0734 family protein has translation MKQLIIHGDPGIRKGAIVDYDGTELICFGINRNGEWHGPEEVQLWCTVGTEDEYEDYEKRNYTPHFLDVDRVDAEDVDVIRAKADLAI, from the coding sequence ATGAAGCAGCTCATCATCCACGGCGATCCCGGGATCCGGAAGGGGGCCATCGTCGACTACGACGGGACGGAACTGATCTGCTTCGGGATCAACCGCAACGGCGAGTGGCACGGTCCCGAGGAGGTCCAGCTGTGGTGTACCGTCGGCACCGAAGACGAGTACGAGGACTACGAGAAGCGCAACTACACGCCTCACTTCCTCGACGTCGACCGCGTCGACGCCGAAGACGTCGACGTCATCCGGGCGAAGGCCGACCTCGCGATCTGA